The Anopheles gambiae chromosome 2, idAnoGambNW_F1_1, whole genome shotgun sequence genomic sequence TTTGATACGTACCGCATTAGTTTTCTGCTTGCCGCCAGAAAACCGATAATACACGCCGATGCCCGCCGATATCATCAGCATGGCAATGAACACGACGTAATCCCACACGCCGAACGCGGAAGccatgatgatggtgcagcCAGACTCTTTTGAATGGTGATAAGTTTAGGCACTGTCAGGCAGTCAACTGTAAGAAGAACCAATGATACACACTGATTAGAGAGGGCCGACTAGACAATCGGGAGGATCGAACAGTTCCTAATTACATTGTAATGCTAATGACATCAAATTAATTACCGGCTCTTTTTACGTTCGTTACAAAACACACCCCAACCAACACGCTTCGTTTAGCTTCCCAAACTTTATGGCATTCTAGTGCGGGTTGCGCTGGTCTCCTTCACGCTCGGTGTCGACTTGAACGACTGCCAGGCGGCGGACGCCATCAGCCTCATTATATTGCTGACCGGACGGAAATCCGACGGAAAGCGTGCGCGTACAcaatctctctcactctctctctctctctttctctacctCTGCCCAGTGTGGTAATGGCGGCAATGGCAAGAGAGACATCGTTCGAGTAATTACACGTGCTCAAAGAAACCACCCGCGCTCGATCAGACGGTTCTTCAGGAGATCGATTAGCCATCGTCCACGCGGTTTGCCGGAGGACCGAACGGGAGGGCTTTCGGTGTACTTTtcccttgtgtgtgtttgtgtgagagtgtggtttgttttatttgatgGCCCCACTCGTCATGTCCGCTTTGTGGGCTAAAGGCAAATGCTGACTGTTTCGAGTGGTTTCACAAGCGTGTGCTCCCAAGACCCACCGAAGAAACGTTTGTAGCCGCCAAAGTCAGCAAACGGGGCTCTTGAGCGCAACGGGAAGAAGGTGTAAGACCGTCGACAGGAAACTGTGTCAAAGGGTTACACACCCGCGGAAGGAAACTTCGGCCGTCCGTTACTCTTTTTATGATGCGGTGAGCCCAAATTTTCGAACCGTGTCAAGAAGGTGGCAGAGATCGACGCCCTTTCAATTACCATTTCCTTTCGGTTACCGGGGTGGAGAGATTTCTGATTTCTGTGTTTTTGAGGCTCGTTGTATTGTGCTGTATCGTAGAAAAAGGCAGTGAAACATGAAAGGAAAGCATTTCCATTTCACCACATCGTTTCATCTTTTCTCTCTGATGGTATTGTTGACTGGAGCTTGATAACATTGGTGTTCAAATCGCTTTGTAAGCGAGACTCCACCGCACTCAAGTTGCAAACGATAAGAAGcgtttaaacacacacactcacacaatacAAACAAGATGCAATAGACAATGGTTACAACACCTATAATTAAGCTAATCCTTCACAACTGACACCTTTTTCCCCGTGCAAAGCACGACGCCAACAGCTGATCGTCTTATCTTTCGTtttgggacaaaaaaaaaaagaatgctgAATAACACCCTCAACTGATGCCACACGCTCTTGAGTGTATGACGCGAAGTATTTTACTCTTTTGCTAAGAGTCTTTATTCAACTCGCGCCTGGAAGTGTTCTCCTCTCGCTTGGTTGTTCTGTCAGTTTTTCGGGCACAGCAATTAAAGGCACTTAATGGTAAGGGGCCAGCTTGACATGAGAATCTTCCACATGCAGCAGACCCATCCACCAGCCAAAGATCGGCCGGGTAGACGGGAGACGGTGGAGTGGTATTATGTTTATTGCTTCAATTAGCCTACACCGCGACATGCAGAAGCGCCACGAGACGAACCTTTTCGGTACAAAACATTGAATCTCAATTAAGGTGTCTCACGCCGTAATTGGGATAGGTCCATTGAGCATtacaaaaacacttcaaatcGTACCGACCTTGTGCTCCAATTCTTCTCGCCCTGGTGGTGTGTTGATTAGGGACAGTTGCAAAGAACGATCGATCACTCGCTGGGCGGATGTTCATCCTAGCGGGgttgcaacattgttgcagCAGCATTGCTGCTATCAACCGGATGGAAGCGTATTGTAAAATCACACTAATCGAGCGGGTGTCATTATTATGGTGTGCCGATAAGCGAAACGCCACGATGAGATGTTCATCTCGGTATCTTTTCGTGCAGGGTAATTGCACCATCTTTACCGCAAGATGAATAAAGCGAGCAGTAGATAAGCAACCATTCCACCCCGTTTGCCACTAATTGTGTAGTCAAAATACATAACACGACGGCTGTTTGCAAGATACAGGCCCGTGCGGTTTCGTTCGCTGGGCTGGTAGGCAATTGATGGTTAACGGCCGTTCAACTACTTCCTGTGCGTGAATGGCAAGGGTAAGGAAGCCGCAAAAAAACTCGTCTTGTTTATGTTCTGGGTAAAAGTTAGTAGCGACGCCTATCAGAAGGATAATCGTAAGGTCAAACTTGTTTATAGTTGAAACGTTTTACAATACACAGGAATGACGGAGTAGGAGTGTAGTAAGGTTGATGTAGCATGATACGAGCACGGCTTGGTGCACATTTCAAGGCGCATATTAATGAATCGATTTGATTGtgcatttgtttgcatttacaTAACATTGTGCTTACATTGTTTGCTGCGAAGCGGGAATAACTACAACCGGCAGAATACAAGCTTTCTTATCGTTGGGTACTTTATTAACAGTTTTCTTCTAGGCAATGCTAATTCGAATTATTAAGTCGACCAGCAGGCGCGTCTAATTGGAATCCAGGTACAGCTCATTCACGTTGCTCGTTCGAAAAGGTTTAACATGTTATtcaaaaaccaataaaaaatattcaattacaTTGACACGTGTGTTGGTTCCAGAACGGTACggttttaaataaattgattaACATTTGGAATTATATTTTACTTACATTATATTATAGCATAATCCACAATGTATTGCAGTTTTGTATAATGTAATAgtctaaatttaaattaaatatattttaaaattcatcaaatttaaattaaacatagTGTATCTTATAAATTCTAAGAATCTTAATTTTTCAACCAGATTCAAATTAGTTGATGTGTtcctttttaatttattttggctaagcatttttttaaattacagcTACAACATTGTAATAGAAGAAAACTGTAATTATTGATAATTGTATACATGCATTTATTGTTTGATAAGGATTTTTATTGTATTCCTTTTATTCGATGTTTTGTCCCAGGGCTTGACCAAGTCCATAAAGCGAGACCATTTTATAatccattttattttacagGGGATAAGTTAGAGATTAAAAAGGATATAATTTTATTACACCTTacaaatttacaaaataaGATCAGTTAATGatctaattttaattattagttattattttgttcttAGGTGTCCTTGATCTTGGTTCATTTTCGTATGGTTTTATTGTCATAATATTGTCGAATGAGTGgcaatatttcttcttctggCCGATGTATTGAATGAATGTTTGACCCCCATActgcaggggtctccaaactacagCCCGCGAACTAGTCATCAAGAGCCTTTAATGAGGCCCGCGATGACTGGGTaaaggttaaattaaatagctttcttttttaactaattaatcaaaatttatttttttacttctgaaagacgaaaatcaagattcaataaaagaaagctgcagaaatttgatatattttgttaatattttcttattaaaacgaGATTTGAACTTCCATTCATTCTAAAGGTAGTGTCAAAAGGCCCTCAACAACGTTGATTGGAAGcgatgcggcccgcgaactgaaaagtttggagacccctgtcATACTGTAATAGCCGTCTCTTAAGGAAATCATCACTGAttattcaatgaatctgaGGGAAAGTTTCACTTATTTATTGAGATTTCACGTACCTTCGACGTCCTATACGACCCCATCGGGCccattttgacaaaagctaatatgatttattttccataTAAAACTAATTAGCTTTACCTGACCATGTTTTATTTGGTTCATCGGGCCCCTATCATGCTTAGCTGTGATCTCTATCCTATACAACCATGTCGTATAATCGCTCATACCACAACCGTACACAGTTTAGCAGTttagcaacaatgttgcggcCGGCCACATAATCAGTAAATGTACGGTTTTTGGCGCGAGTCTCTTTTTGCGCGCCTTCTATTTTGGCCGACGACACTCTCACTTGGTTGAAGAGATTTCAACCGGGTGGCAAACATAAATTAGTGTCAAAATACATTCCTTGCCAAACACGGCCCGGTGGGTGTGTTGTTCATAAACATTCTTCAAATACTTTCTTTTTGATGCGTGGTAGAATGCAGGGAAGGTTAAGACATGCAGGAGTTTTAGTGAGAGACGATGATAGTTGGATACTGCGAATGCACAAAAAATTGTATGTCGATTCCGAAAAAAATAGCGTTGTTAATAAAAGCTATACCAGCTGAAAATGTAATTTTCCATGCATCACGCCATACCAAAAATTCATTTACCGATTGCTGATAGCTCTGCTCGTCTTAGCCCTTCAAAACGCTTATCAGAAGAGAACCAGAATGTGTTTgagaggagagaaagagagggagagatatCGTTCAGGAGAAAAGAAACGGAAATCGACCTTGAATTTACGCATGCTCCGCTTGTGAAGGGTCAGCAAGTACAACACGTTGTTATGGGGAGTTGTCATATGACGACAGCTCGTGGCGCCGGTTTCATTGATCGCGGAGTAAAAAGAGTGACTAGATGCTACGCACGCATACGCACAACCGCGATAGGATAGTTGTGTGAGCAAGGGCTGAAGCATTCCTAtacgctgtgtgtttgtgtggcgtGATGGTTGTGACGAAACAATCCCGCGTGCTCAGAATGTTGCCCTATCCCTGTGCCCCGATCTCGAACCACTAACACTGGTATGACGTCACGTGTCCCGATATTGGTTAACTGAAGATGGGTTAAAATTGACCCTAATAACTCCTAGCGTGAGTTTTGTAGTGAATACTTTATTTACTTACATGCATTCACTTTGGTGCAACACGGGCACAATTATGTAAGTAGGAGTGTGCAATCCGCTGGCAAATGACGATTTGAAGTTGCGAACACGCCACATACACTGCTACAATTCTCAgtactgttttcactgctGCCGAGAGCGAATTAATGAAGGTGTTTTTGCTTCGCACGTGCAGCGTGTACACTGTACACAACCTTACGAAAAGCGGCACACCATCAAAACTAGCACATTACTCTTGACAGCGTGACCTTTGGAACCGTCCCGCCGGACAGGGCCAACGTTGCGCCAGCATCGGACTGCAACAGGGAACCAATACGCTTCTATCTATCATACACACGGACGGCCTTCACGAAGCGGAGAAGTTAGCGTTAACGGGACACCACTTCTTGTTTTAATCACTGCACGTTACTCTGCTACTACAACACCAATGCCCAATCACTCTTTCGTTTCCCTATCACTGCGCAGGTCTCGCCTTCGGTTCGCACACGGCGAACTGATAAACAATTCACTAATCACTGTTTAGACGGTCTGCAGGCCAAATCGTTCCTTTCTGTGGCAAGAGCGACACTGTTCCGGGTGCTAACGCACTCTTTATCCTCACAGCAATTCCACCCGCTCTGCTGTGTTGCACCGAGCGCAACTGTAACTATGGAGACGCTCGCAAACGTGCGATTTGTGCAACTGTGAAATGCACGGCGTGCGAAGCAGTAAAATGTGCAACATTGCAGAATATCACGAAAGGCTGGGAATTATAAATAACAAACTCAACGCAGCTACGGACACCATCGGTCACAGAGCAACCGTACCGTACCGGCGACCGCGAGGGTCAATCGTCAAGGTATTCGCATCAACGCCTTTGTATacagtatacacacacacacacacacgcatacatactTTCCCGAAAATATTTGGGTTATTCGCTGGACGACAGACGCACAAGGGAGCGGTGGATACGGTGCTTCAAAAATTTCtcccaataaaaaaaacaacgcttcACATACAAACTTTCACGATTCACTACATCTTTTCCAACACTTTTCACGAATGCACAGCACAGGTACCAATAAAGGAACGATATGGTGCATTGTTATCTTACCATTTCACTAGAATTGAGCTGAATTTTCCAagcagtcgaaaaattttcgcCGGAAAATCTTGTGAGCAGCGCGAGCAAACGGGGAAGACGTCCGTCAGCTGAGGAGTATCGATGAATACAACGGCTGCCCGCTGGGCAAAGCGACCGAAGAAATCATTGCCTTTCGCGCATTTTctcatgccttctttttctcccctacggcaaatttgtcaagcagcacTCGTctcctgttcttttttttacccctcgcctgagcgggCTGTCACAGGTTTAGATGTGGTGGTGCGTCAgaccagagtgaccagaaataccgatttttctgtattcctaccgatttttgatatgcctaccgattcacagatgagccccctaaaactaccgatttttcatttctcctaccgaaaatcacagatttttCGTAATACTAACCAAAAAGTCATATTACCATTTCCCAAATCACTGATGTATAAAACTCTATATGGAAATCACTAGcaaccaaggataatgtatttagaaggttgatttttatcgcttctattgggcgacattgtggaagacatctgtcactctctgcatacaaatttcattaccccgcaccagccctccacaATTTTTaaaccggagcccccggaacagttatgtcaagtcgaaaaatgtaattttaatctgaacaacttcaccttgtcatttataacaccttgctaGCAACCCGAACCAGAAGTTCAACAGAGACaactaaggcccgtgtctgcaCTTCATGAAGTCGAACGCGctgataaaattttatatgtaATTTTACAGATAATgtaacccggcgctctagcagcaatagaacacgacatcgaacatgaaaaatgtgtaGGACttcacatgttcgatttgtggGTTATCACATCAAACATGTAaaatcccatatatttttcatggtCGATGTCGCGTTCGATTGCTGCCAGAGCGTCCCAATCATTTGTTGGGTTAAATTCCCTAGTACAATTTTCAGATCGACATTTAAGAAAGGCTTCATGTGACCGATATGAACCAAATCTAAACTATCtcctttaaataaatgaaagatgTTATTTTCTCGTGCTGCTCTTCATGGGACAGATTAGCTTCCATCTCcgacaacccccccccccccccgctcaacacttcaaagcctaccgaaaactaccgaaaaaTCTTAaactcctaccgaaaactaccgataaaattttgatgcgcctaccgaaaactgccaaaaataatctggccactctGCGTCAGACAACCATGGCTGTCAGGTGTCGTCCGTGCTcattccctccatagcgctatctctttcgcGCGTGTTTGCTCATGATTGCTGCGGTGCTTAAAAaagccgttaacaaacattgcggcgatgaagttgaattctcacaaatcaaaccaaaaaagcgtaATGAGTTCAAACGCTACAATGTAAAAATGGCCACAGAATCGCTAGCTCACGCTAGAGGGTTTACTGTGCAATGCGCAGAACTCTAGTTCCCATTCACACGTTctgcccggcgctgattttcatcatctTTCCGTTCCGCCGGCATCTAGAACACAGACAGTtgattgtgaaaccggcaTACTGGAAAGATCATTGACAGGTAAAAGGGCCTGCCACCgagctgaacgtgttaagcattaagcatattTTTGTTACACTTTTTTACTTTCGTAAATTACTCAGATGTGCTGTGTCGTCTGCGCATGGTtgcgagtgtgcgtgtgtatgcaaaactgtcgccaaatgtgtgaTCTTctggaatgttatgatccatcggtcaaagaaagaacccaagcgccacagattaagcttaaacgactaaAACAtcgaatatccatagaaaaaaataaaagctccacagcttcattggtttgatcaatagatggcgtattacaactcattattatattgctatccttttcttgcaatgtgtttcaacaagtttcatcttatcatgacctatattagccttctaactttctgagcaaaaatctatatgaatggtcgtgtggtcagatacgtgggtatcgaCACCAatgaccattactcaaatctcacttgcttcagtgctggtggtttacaTTGAAGGTTactatttaaacaatcgttctagttctagcgatgcataacttcaatgcgaaaccatataAGTACAGAGGGAATAAGAAAGCTATCCAAGCGAGGAAAGTGCtccactggttgggtatcccaccaacagataacagatggcgccaccagctttttgctatttttagaatgcatgagtcgttcaTCGTCTTGcaaaacgaagtctttctaaaTTCCGTGtaggtagagagcttgagtcgtttagaacccgtttagtggtcgtttaatGAATTTGTGGTACTTGGGAATtgatacaggcaggccttggctgacaacggttgttgtgccaaagaagaagtagtagagaataaaaaaaataatctctTCTTCTACTTTAGCACAAcaacccactagtgaagtgagcttggctttcagtgacttattgttaccatagcaggataatcagtcttacgtatgggggcacgtgcacccataacgggcattctgttaagtcgtacgagttgacgactctACCACCAGGCCAGCGAAACCAACATTACTTCTGAATAAAAACAGGATTTCTTTCGGAGGAGATATTTTATTGTGCGCTTGTTTACTGTCTTTATGTTCTATTATTTAATATTGCTTATGATCGATACTTtgaggggaaaaaaaacaaaataagtaGCTAGGGAGGTAATAAAAAATTGAGCACCACAAGCTTGGAATTAACTGTGCAGATCACAGCAATCCGAAAAAGTTCCCCATTGTGCGCGGTTTGGCGAGTCGTTTGCTCTCGACTACCCGCTTGTCCTGATCGTATCTGGCTAGATGATCTCCACAACTGATTGTATAGTTGTATAAATTATctgggaaaaaaacaaaaacaaaaacaaatgtagAACAAACTCTTTACTCCAACCACGTCGATCAAGCACCGAACCCGATGTGTAATATTACCTCGTAATAATTTGCGTGACTGTGCCATACCTCCATAATCGGAAGGCAGGAGATGTTGAGGGATGTAAGGGAAAAGAGTATGCATCTTGGTGTGCAAATGCAGCATTTCAAGCAACTCTTTCTTCATGAACGGCCTGATCATGGTCATGATGCGATCGATGAACGGCACCACGTTGGCAAGATGTAGTCCCTTAAGCCGAATTGGTAAGCCTTCCTGTATGAAGTATAGCAAATCTTTAAGCGTAAATATGCCCAACTTCGGCAGGTGTCCAAGATGAATGCCGTCCATGTCGATGATGAGGATCGATCCGTTATTACATCCTTCCTCCCAAAGTTGGATATCAACACACATGAGCGCACTGTGGGCATGGGAGAGTAGAGAAAAATTATCAAACTGATGGTTGAAACAAATCAAAGGAAATACTTACAGCGTCAGCAAGGAGCTGAGAGAAAATTTACTAGCGTCTGGGTCAACGATCTTGGCCAGCATCACTCGATATCCTTCGGGCGTTAGTTCAGGAAGGATGGCTAAATCGCTGCAAAGATGAGTTCAGCATTTGGTTTATCATCATTCGCacaatctttttttaatgtttattcatTTATAATTTACTTTTACTCACAGTACATCCATCGCCATCAGTATCGCATCTTTATCGAGGTTTCTGTTGGCGAACAGATTCTTACAGCTCGTTCGAAAAGTATAGTAGCACTCGATCGTACGTTGTGCCGCCTCCAGATCGTAGTAATTTGAGTGTAGAAACAGGATCAATTCGAGCTCGGTAACTGATGGTAGATGCGGCTGGCCTTTCACCCACTCGCCTAACTTCTGCACATCAGTAGCTCGCAGTTCGCCTGCATACCTTCGGTACTGGTCTTCGACGTTAGCGAACTGGATGGTTTTCATCGCGAGCAGATTTTCAGAATGGAGATGTGCAAAGCAACTTCAAACTTTATTCGCTGGAGTGCTGCAGTTGACTGGAGCCTAAATAATTTCTAAACCGGACATGACCCACAGTGGCAAGACCCAGGGGTACGGAAGGGATTTTTTAAGTGTCGTTTTTGTCGTCCAGCTTCCTAATCCATTAAAGCAAATATGCACGCGGAAGGCCTTGGAAAGATAGAATTAACCCTTGAAGAGCCAGAGTGGCTAAAGGTTACGATATTAAAAACCTAAATGTGCGACGTTTTAGATACTGGAATTGAAACCACCCCATTGCATGATCTTCGCGGGTTAGCTCGATCTGATGGAGGTCTTGCTTACATGCTATTTTGCTTGTTATTGCAGTAATTCAGCTAACTTGTTTTATCTCATCTGGATGAATGAGAATGTAATGTCTTTCTACAGACTTGTACCGTATCGCCGTACAGACGTCATGGTTTCGGATCGCCAAGTCGGTTGGAAttgacaaaaaataaaaactaaataaaagaTGTGTCTTTGACGCATGCCAACAGTAATTCTGCCATCAACCTCGTGCAATGGAGTAGGTCGCTGGTTGATTGTATGCCAagagttgtgttttgttttatgtttttgtttgttacttcATACCCAGCAAGGGTAAAGTAGTTTGGCGAGGATTTTTAATCCGAATTGGATGTGGAACCTGTTTTATCTAAAACCTAAAGACTATATATATACGTACTTCAtatgtaaaatgtaaatttttagTCATAGTCAACTATCAATGTATATTATGTTTAATCTTTTTAAGAGTATAATTTAGCTGGcgtcaataaaaatgaagttCAATTGACTATGACATGAAGTGTATTGACTTACTCAAAAGAAATATTCGTTTTTTACCACGTAATCGCAACGAGGGGCGatcccatggtacagtcgtcaactcgtacggcATTAATAATATatccgtcgtgggttcaatcCTCATATGGACCGTTCCTACTGCAGCAAGGTTTTTGAC encodes the following:
- the LOC1274036 gene encoding alpha-tocopherol transfer protein, producing the protein MKTIQFANVEDQYRRYAGELRATDVQKLGEWVKGQPHLPSVTELELILFLHSNYYDLEAAQRTIECYYTFRTSCKNLFANRNLDKDAILMAMDVLDLAILPELTPEGYRVMLAKIVDPDASKFSLSSLLTLALMCVDIQLWEEGCNNGSILIIDMDGIHLGHLPKLGIFTLKDLLYFIQEGLPIRLKGLHLANVVPFIDRIMTMIRPFMKKELLEMLHLHTKMHTLFPYIPQHLLPSDYGGMAQSRKLLRDNLYNYTISCGDHLARYDQDKRVVESKRLAKPRTMGNFFGLL